The Equus przewalskii isolate Varuska chromosome 22, EquPr2, whole genome shotgun sequence DNA segment GAAGCTGTGAGGTGGAAGAAAAAGTGTGGGAaatgaaggaacagaaaaaaattcttgatgacttgaaaacaatgaatgagaggCCTTGATCTCTGAAACCACACTAAAGATGATAAGTTTGCTTGCCTTCTTTAGAGAAGACTACATGGATGATGGCAACCTGAAAttagacaaagattttttttttttgggcttgaggaagattgttgctgagctaacatttgtgccagtcttcctctattttgtatgttggacgccgccatagcatggcttgatgagtggtgttcaggtctgtgcccaggacctgaacccaagaaccctgggcggctgaggcagagcgcatgaacttaaccactatgccacctagCTGGCCCCAGACGAAGAGCCAAGCAGAAAATTGAGAACCCCTAAACTGTCAGTCAGAAGTTAATTTGAGGAAATACACTGATGTTAAATGTTTCCTCAAAAAGGCTTGAAGGAGACAAAGACGActatttaaaatgtgaagaaaactaAATCAACAAATCACTTAGAGTTCAAACGAATGGTCTCCAAATTGAACTAGCATCTTTGCAGTTTGAAAATTCAGTTTGAAAGCAAGATTCAAAAACTTCAGCTAAAACTTCAAATACTGCCTGGACTACATCAAGAACATGTAATGCAAATTTGCAAAAAATCGAGGAGAGAATTTATTGCTTAGAAATCTAGAAAAAACTTCCCGAAGTGTATGAAAACATTAGCCATAGACATCAGAAGTATGGCTCCTACAGGAAGATGGCctggagaaagagctggaaagaaGCACTTTCTTTTATCAGAGCTGGATTGTCTCCCATGAGAAAAAAGCTCAAGAAAGTTGGTTGGCAGCTTGGCTGAGAGAAAGTTCACTGAgctaagaaaataatcacatgGACAAAACTGGCTGAAGAAGTTTAAATTCCAGCTTTTCCCAAATGGTCCCCACATGCAGCCTTGGGCAAAGGCCGAAGAGGATCAGCAGACTCCCTGAATCATCAGGTCcccaaggaaggaggagggataAGCTGTGAAGGTTCTGGTGCTGGTCACCTGCAGGTTTGATTCAGGTTTGCAGTAGCCAATTCCTAAACATCCACAtcaatttctttccaatttaactgtttttccttAATTGATGCTACCTTTGCTCAGATTGAAGTTTAATAGAATTAAATTCCTAAGATGATGTTTTGTGAATCTAGATGGTTTTAATGAAATTCTTATGGATATTAGACCACTTCATTAGACCATCTAGGATTAGATCCATATTAAGTATTGAATTTAGATTGAACTAAATGATCCACTATTAGAATTAAGCTGTAACTGAATTTTGTATGATCAGGGACAGACATTTAAATCAATAAACACCATTTGTACATGCTATGAACTGTTAGAAGTCTGTGAAACTTAATATTTATCTCAATAAATTCTAgtttaaaaacaacataaaacaagAACCCCCACCCCAAAGAAAACTGAACACTACCCCCAACCAAGcctattagtatttttattagtttaGCACTAAATTCAGATTTAGGGGAACTTTATCCATCATATTCTTTCCtgtttaaacatttctaaattttatgcattcaaaataaaagctttccctggggaaaaaaagcctttaTCCTTCTCaatctaaatttctctttttgtcaCCTCTCTGTTGCTACCATTACTGCCAGATAGCAGGTCTTCATACCACCTTCCTGACCCTCCTAGTAACTTCCTAATTGGCCTCCCTGTCTCTAGTAGGGTGAATGACAGTAGCTACTACTTATTAAACATCTACTATATGGCAGGCATTGGGCCGTGTGTTTTACATAAatcatctcatctaatcctcacagcaatcctgcaAGGTCATTTAATGATCTTACACGTGAACATTACTACCTTTGCTTCAAAACCTTCAGTAGCTCCCCAATtactttcagaatatttttcagtCCTCTATCACCCAACCTAAACTAtttttttataaatctttttttattatgctttttttcttctccccaatgccccggtacatagttgtatatcctagttgtaagtccttctggttcttctatgtgggatgccaccacagcatggcccccaggatccaatccagtgaaccctgggccgttgaagcggagcacacgaacttaaccactacaccactgggcaggccccccaAACTACTTTTTAATCATTCCTCATTGGTCCTCTTAACCCATAACATTCCACTCAAACTCCATTGCTCTGTTCCCTATACGttcctgtgcttttctttcttttgacttgagatataattgacatataacattgtatttgtttcaggtgtacaacatgatttgatatatgtatatattgcaaagtgatcaccacacTAAGATTAGTTAAAATCCATCATCACACGGTTACACTTTTTTTCTCTCGTGATAAGAAtttttcaagatctactctcttaacaattttcaaatatacaatacagtactgtCAACTTCCTTGTGCCTGTCTAAGACTGAGTCTTTGCAGGCCCAGTTCTAAACATACTTTCCAGTCCCAGCACAAATGCCGCCTCTTATATGAAACCTCCTCTGGCATTTCCCTGCTAAATGCTTAGAGTTCTTTATTCCTCTGacatttacttttaacctatcattatattcttttattgttttttgtgttGAGGACAGGGATGAGATCTCACTCATATATGATGTTCCTAAAACATCTTCTCATTACAtggttctcaataaatgtatgGAATGAATTTACACCTCTTTGAATTCGTGTTGATAATTATGTTTTGAATTTACGTTGATAATTACTTTAAGAATTATATTGAAGATTACATACATAAAAACACATACTTTTGATTCGGTAGCACttcatatattactttttaaCTATAGAAGTTCCTCACAGATTTTTGTCTCCAAGCTAAACTATAAGAACCTGAACTATGCCATGCTTTCAGCTTTTTTATTAAACAAGAAAGCATCAAGCACCATGGTGTGCatagtaaatgcttgttgaataaatgagtaaaaataatgCGGCAGACAACAGCATTATAGCGACAAGGTGGCTTTGGGCTCAGGTGATGGCAAAACAACTTCTAAAATGATTTAAGGTAAACTGTGTATAATCTCTATCTTATAGTACAGTATAATTTTGGATAACTAAACTCTCCATCAAATTTCTTAGATGACTTTCAAAACTTGACACCTTCTCAAGGTTTTAACATTAAAGATTTCTAAATTCACTAAGTCAATGGTATACTGGATCAAGTAAACATTTTTACTATCTTAGTGTACATATTATAGCCATCACTGCCTTAATCATAAAACTACTGAGGTCAATTATTAAATTCATCAATAAAATTGGAGGCTTGGAATGGAAGCAGAAATCTAAATAACcatttagtattttatatatatttatatatattatatatataatatgtataattttttttttactaatcacaaaggaaaatcgattttttttcaggaaaaatcataggaaatgggaagaaagagaagagttaaCACATCAGAGGGAGGTATGATATTTCAGCATGTTTTAACTTAGCATTTAAAATGATACTGAATACAGACATCCAAATGGCTTAATTCTATACTAAGTGTGGAAACATACCCTTCTAGTACCATGAAGACTTTCAGGTAGTGTTTTGGTGACTCTTCTTCCTTCACATGATGCCTTTATAGACAACTTTTAAAGAATACTTAATGATAACACTGAACACAAAGAACCAAGGAATTTGACTTTTACTCTTCGGCCAAGATCCCAGAAATCCACATGACCTACCAAACTggaggcaaaggaaaaagaatttggcTTTTTGATTATATAAATCCATTAATGTAGCCAAATTTCTACTAAAAAGTGGGcctattagttttaaaaaagtaaccTAGATCTAAAATAATATAAGAATCTACCTAGAtttctcactcatttattcaacaaatacatattaaatgtctactgtgtgccagttgCTGGGGTGACCATGATGAAGACAACTGACAAGAGTCTCTTTTTAAGAAGAATGACAGGCATTAAGTAATtgtatacaaataattttattacagTTGTGAAGAAGTGCTATGTCCTTCTTAATCTATCAGTGACTTAATATGATGCTAGCTGAGGTACAGTAAGGAGAGGGAGTTATGTAACATGTAATGAGAACCTGTAACGGAACATCATGTCAAAGAGAACATCTGGGAAGAACTTGAGGTACCTCGAACTTTCTAAGAACTCAAAGAAAACGACAACACTGAGCAAGGGGGAAAGAAGGTTGAAATGAAGCTGGAGACGTAAGCTGAAACAGACTGACGAGCCTTTTAAGGAGCCGGGGGTGGGGAGCTTCACTCTAAACGGTGCACCAGATCACACAGAGCTTTGAAGGTCATATTAGGATTTTGGATTTAGGAGTTGGAAGAGAATTCGTGGTTAATAATTAGTTTAGGTCCTTCACTGGGATTAAAGCTGGGCCATAGGTAATTCAGTAAATTAGTTTCAGGAAGTGGCTTAAAGAATTCTTTTCAGACAAAAGATGAATAGTTtcaggttgttttgttttaaaagttgagtatgtaatacatttatttattgagcaccaccTATGTACAACGTAATGCACTCCAAACATCACCCACTTTCCCCTGAAATCTAAACTGACAGGGAAAGGGGGAGAGTGACTAGAGCACAGCATAGACATGATTGGTAAAGGTCCTGTCTTAGAGCATTAATGCAGGTTTTTGAGAGCCTTGAGCAACTTTCCAGGAATATCCTCACTGCCCTCTCCACTTTGATAACTAACAAATTTCAATGTAGTTTCAAAGGAAGTTTTTAGGCCTACTCGTCCCTACCATTTTCAACCCCAGACTATAACTCCATGTGATGAGGCTGAACATTATCACTATAAATAGAATGTGGATGAGTACACAATCAGTATCCCAAATAAGATAATGGATATAAAGATCCAATAAGTATAAaatctatcttttatttaaaatgaggcATATTCTGAAATACCACAAAGTCAAACCCTGAGAATAAGCTGATCCATAAAACTTGCTTTACAATGGAATTTAAGTAACTGCTCTGtaattgaaaaaaacaacaaaaaaaaccccagcaaagaGTACTTATAAATAATTGAAGGTGTCTACATTCACTTATTattctaaactaaaaaaaaattcatgtttttaaatatcattttggaAAATCAGTCACTATGAACCAACaccttaatataaaaataaaagtatcagaGAAACTAGGTAAAGGGTACACTGGACTCTTTGTACTATCactgcaacttcctgtgaatctaaaattatttaaaaagcttaaaagaaCATATCTGGGGTGTATTAGGGTGTATAAACAGAGACCAAATACATTGGCCTGAAAGAAGACTACTTATTTTGGTCAGTGTAGAATTTGGTGGtggattaagagaaaaaagttaaaataatgaaatctagaagaaaattttataacagaagtaatgtaaaattatgaaaaaaggaTTTAAAGCATCAGGTTCAAATACCAGCTCTACCACCCACTAGCCAGGTGACCTTGGACACATTATCACTTAACCTCTCAAGAGTACTGTGAAAATCAAATGGGATATGTGAAAGTAAAGTTTGCAAACTGTAAAACCTTGTACAAATGCTAGCTATTATTGACTCAAATTTCCCAGCCTTAATTCCTTTTTGTAAAGGACCGTCTTCATTTTACATCAAATACTCTTTTAATAGAACAAGAATGCACTTTAAAAATGGTATTCAAACAAAGAAATACAGCAACTCAGTTTATTACATGCAGATTCTTCTGCATTGTTGCTAACAGTTCACTGGTCCAAAATtactaaaatacttaaaaaactATACATTatgtaaacaaaacataaataagacaGCATAGTTCTTTGTACATATAGTTTGGTACAGGTTGTTAGGGATTTAGGAATATGTACAATTTTACACCATGGACTGCATTTTCacaatgcataaatatatatatattttttacagaaacaaaaataagatttcaCTAATGACACAGAATACCATATCATAGATACACGCTGCAAAAGTCCAAATTCAAGAAGAAATGTGGCAACGCAAGTGTGCAAAAGGCTAGCTTACTCCAAACTAATCAAACTTGACTTTGTTCAATTTATGTTATACAGACAGGTAAATCCTGACTgtctattttaaacaaacaacCTTTGAAGATATACTCACACCAACGAGTGAAACAGAACAGATTTTTCCCTCCCCAAGAAAACAAAGCCTTGTTTCAAGCTAATGAAAAGAtacattaaaacacacacacacgcgcgcaacTATGTATAGTATGTTTTCAACAGTataataaacacttaaaatttttatgggaGTTGAAAGAATGCCCCATTATTTAAAAACTGGCTCTTTTAGTCTAAATTCAAGATGCAGCTGTGTCAGGCTTCTCTAAGCCAGATGACTGAAAAGCAGGGAAGACAGAGGCAGGATTTCGACTGGCAGATACAACAATttgagagagagatgaagagagtgAAGAAACCTTAGATGCTGGAGTATTTATGGTATTCAGAATGGCTCCTTCTGGGCTAACCAATAATTTTTTGACTGATGTGTCCAAATGAAATACTGAAGTGCTAGTTGGCAGTGGAGGATTACTAGAGCAAATGGCAGAAACCAAAGATGTCTTAGCCAAAAGAGTAGCTGGAGGAGACTTAATTACTGAAGTTAATGACACTGTTGGTGTAGGAGGTGGAAAAGAAACTTTAGCAGTTGTGTTTATGATCTGTGGTGTTGTATGTACTGTGGGTAGACAACTTGCATTCCCAAGAGAGTTTACAATTTTTGTAGAGTTTCTTAGAGAATGTTTTACAGGTTGCCCACTTAAAGAATTATTTGATGCTAGTGTGACCTTCTGGGTAGGGTTATCTACTGGTGTAGGCTGAATGCTTTGGCCACTGTTAAGAACTAAGGGGAGTCCGTATTTTGGATTAGCAGATATAAGGAGAACATGGCTGCCAGCTCCAAGACCTTGTGGTGGAACAATAAACCGGGTTCCATTAATCATGATCTGAGTACCAGGTGCCAAAGGTGTACTGGTGTTGATGACTATTTTTTGCTGAATACAAGGTTCACTAAACTGACCCCCTACCACACTAGTCACATTTGATGGTGCTGTAGCAGTGTGAATGGCAGAGCCACTTGGAGCAGAAGTATAACTGGGGGTTGATTTTACTAAAGCAGGAGACATTTGCTGGTTTGGTAGAGAAGCAAAATtggaaatattaattattttacctGGGCTTGGTGAAAGGGACGGCAATTCAGTTTGAggtttatttgtatttatatttgttgGCACTGTAGTTGAAATCCCTGGTGACTGAAACTGGACAGAAGTCCGAGACTGTCTTTTAGAAACAGATACAGAACGTGTGGCTCCTGGTACTGTTGCCACTTGTGGAACTGTGTTGATTATTTTAGGGGATACAGTCACAGGTGTAGGCAAGGCAACAGTAACAGGGATTTGCAAAGCTGATGTTAAACATTTTGGAGACACTGTTGGTTGTGTAGTTGAAATCAGAACAGATGACGCAAGATGTCCTGTTTTCACAGTTGATATAGCCACAGTGTTTCCGAGATTTGATGTGCAAAGTCTATTTGACAAAATAGGCATAATTCTTGAAGAGGTATCATTTCCACTGACTAAAACAGGAGGTCGTGTCCCAACTGAAGCAGAGGTTGAGGTCACTGAAAGAGAACCCAAAGATACATTTGCTCCTGTTACTGAAAACATGTTTACTGCTCTCGCTGTAGAAACCACTGATTCATTAACAGGAGTAATATTTTGACTCACAATATTTGAGCTTACTGGAATTGAATTACCACTTGTTGACAATGGCAAAACATAGCCCTTGgtacttttttcttctccttttggggtTACATTTTGCAATATGTTAATTGATGGTATAGCTGGCACACTGCCTGAAGTATTTACAATTGCTTGACCTATGTTTAGCCCAATTTTCACATCTTTTATCTGAGACACAGTTGgtgatgaatttatttttattggtgcTCCCACTGTAGATGGAATCAGCACTATCTGAGGTTGCTCTGGAGTCTTAACATATGTTTTATtcaagggaggaggaagagtttGTTTTAATGGTTCTGCCACAATAGTTGGGGTTGAAGCGCCACTGGGAATTGGAGCATTAATAAAAACTAACTTCTGGGCAGAAACACCTGTAGATGTTGGTGCAGGTGTCACATTAATTGCAGTTCCACTGCCAGAAGAAAGAACAGACGGAGCTGACACTAGCATAAGTTTCTGAACTGGAGTCCCACTGATCACATCTCcatttgttgctgctgttgcttcTGATCTTGTAACAGGGTAACTTTTTGTGATATAATCAACTTGTTGCTGTTTAGTGGGAGTATGAATAATATTTGCATTGGTTTGTCCAAAATTTCCTGTTGATATGCTAATTACACTTACTGAACTATTTACTGTTGATGTTAGTAGAGTGCTAGAAGAAACAGAGGActtcaaaggagaagaaaggatgtgCGAAGTTTTATCTATCATGTGGCCCAAATTACCACTGCAGGCAGGCTGGCCTAATGTAAGTTTGAGATTTTTCCCCACAGATGGATTAAAGTCAGCTGGAATGGAAATAGAAGTGGGTGTGTGGCCAAAAGGTGGGAGACTAGATGTAGTAGTCGTTCCAGCTACTGGTGAAAAAGCAGAAGATGAAGAAGTTGTTGATTTTGGCAGCAGAAATGCCTGAAGCTGAGGAGCAAAAGTGAAAACTGAACCTGAAGATAAACTGTTGGGTGAATTTTGATCTGGATTGGTCTGTACTTTTACAACTCCAGTGTTTCCACCTCGTGTCCTAACAAGAATTGACTGTGAATCTCTTATACATACAGTTTTCAGCTCTTGCTTTGCTTCAGAACAATCAGAAGGTGGTTGTGCAAAACAGTTGAGGGAACTACCAGGATTTGTAGATCCACTTAGTGTCGTTGCTGATAAAACAGTCTGAACTGTTGAGGAAATGGTAGGTGAAGCAATGGGCTGGGGGAACGTGGCTGCTGAAACTGTATTCTTGACTTTTCCTGCTTCACTCTGGCTAGTCTTAACTGGTGgtgttaataaattatttatggaaGTTACAGGAGACAAAGGCTGTGGTCTACCACTACTCACATTTGACAAAGGTGTAATCGTCTTGTTGAAAACTGTATTAGGTAGATGGGTAGAAACACTTCCTGTTGAATTGACAAGAACTGATGCTAAAGAAGAGTTCACATTTGCTGTCTGTGGGAAAGATGAACAACGTTGTTCTGTACCTTTTTGTTGAAGTGGTGGTATTTCTTTTGCAActgcttttccttccttgtgctgAATCACAAAATTCTTGGGCAGAATGAGAACCTGCTGCAtgattttttctcctgttttaggATCCAGCACAGGTTGCATCTGAATCTTTACAGAGCTGTTATGAAGATCTATGGGCAACCACTGGCCACAGGGCATTTTGTATACCATCTGTAAAGGACCTTTTGTACTGGTGTGGCAGGTCAATGCTGGCTTTATGGGGCTTGCTTCTGGAGGAGATATAACTGGCTTTTCCACAGCAGGAGCACTTCTACCTGTGGAAGGAGGCAGTTGATTTGTTAAGGTCACTTTGTTCCCAATATTCTTTGCAAGCAAGGCCTGAATAGGTTTGGTCCCTTTCTGGAGAGTAGACACTGGTGTTGATTCCACTGAGGCAAATGACTCTGGAAACAGTGGCTCTGCATGCTTTGATTCATTCAAACAGTCAATCTGCAAATTTCCATCTACATTCTCAACTGTTGTCTCAGTTGTGCTtaactttgctttctttcttgggGAAAGCTCTTTTGTGCTATCATCCAGATAACTAGTTTGTTTGGACTGTCGTTTAAGGGTTTTAGGCAGTGTCTTCGGTCCATCTTTAGAAGGCAATTCCTTTTTCAACAACTTGCTTCTGGCCATAGGAAAATCTATTTCTGACAATTTCATATCATCTGGAAAAAAACCAAgcattctgtttatataaaacaGCAACTGAATAGCAATAATAAAAccaattataaaaaagaaagtcaatcTTTGAACTGACAATTTATTAAGAAATCTACTACACGGTGATTCAAGTCTCAGCGCTACTGACGAAAATTAAGGTAAGGTGACCTGTGACATGGTAATGTTGATATCATAGTCCCCAAAACAAcctattttgagaaaattatttttggtcAAATTCTGCTAATTCTGCTGCCAATACAAGtgcaaaaggaaattttacatcttttaaagAGATACTCAAGCCAGCAATTAGGGCTCAGAATTTAGATCTGGAAAGGAACCTAGTCTAGTTCTCTTCTTCTAGATAGAGAAATCTTGATATCAAAGAGAGATGGTTCTCTGTTCTAATCTATTTTTAGAAACTGTAAAGTATGAAAAATGTTCAGCTTTTTCTGGCGTTTAATTATTCCTACAGTAAAAAATTTATGTttgggtctggccccatggccgaatggttaagtttgcgtgctccgcttcagtggcccagggtttcaccggttcggatcctgggggcggacatggcaccactcatcaggtcacactgaggcagcgtcccacatagaacaaccagaggcattcacaaccagaatatacaactacatactgagGGGacttgggcagaagaagaagaagaaaaaagaagactggcaagagatgttagctcaggtgccaatgtttaaaaaaaatttatgttcataTCTGGTCAAACTGTGTTGAtgagaaattattctttttcaattcaCCAAAGACATGGAAAAGAATGGGTTAATACGTTTCTAACTACAAATTTGCATACTAACCTCTTTCATGACTAAAGGAAGCTATTTAACTAGATTTACAGAATAATATAATCTGATGAGTTGAAATGAATTACAGATAATCTAATCCAGCCTCCTGATCAGAATGATGTCTCTGGTCTCATTAGGCCATCAACCTTtgtcattcctcacaaaaaaatctTCACAGTGTTAGGGACTTGCTGAGTTCCATCTAAAGCAAATGTCAGAAATAGTGCttcaaaaatagcaataataaaaaaaagaggatgaaCCTATTTCAAAGGAATTGTAGATCAAGGATGTGTGGTCTGTAATGAGCAATGATATACCTATTGTCTGGAGTCAGGCATTGGCTCCAGGAACTCCTAGAAATGTAATAATGACTCCAAAGAACCTTTTATAAGGATATAGTACACCTTCAAAACATACCAGCTTTCCCCAATCAATATACTTCATTAACCAGATTATCCTTTATTTCCACAAAAGATACTAAAACGTCTCTTTGTGCTTTTAGTGTTGATTTGAAGAAAGTTTTAAAGCCTACCTGAATCAAAGTGATCTTTCTCCAGGATATCTAGAGATTCCGTTGAGTCTATAGACTTACTGAATTCTACTTTAGGAGATTCTTTTCCAGGATCTCCTTCACCTTCTTCAGTAGTCCATAGTTCTCTAGTAAATTTATCATGATCAGGCTGCCTTCTGAAATCATCATAGTCTCTCTTTAGGCGGctcctgaaataaaataaaatgcccgACATAACAAACAAATATATGTCTTTTAAAGTACTGGAAGCTAAACTAACTTTTAACGTTTTAaacaatatattgaaatattttcaattctgtCAGTGAAAACTATGTTTTAATCTCAAGTGTGTCTAAGATGCTTAGtttggtcttgacaatgattaTCACTCAAGAAGACAAAACCCAGGGTGCAGGCATAAGAAACTGAAGAGATTATACCTGCAATTTCAGAATAAAGTACTTCAACATACCACCCATTTGTCTTTCTAAAGGCTGCTATTAGACCTATTAAATGagagaaagattattttttttctagctgCATTGACAGAAATAGATTTGAGATAGCCTTAAAATTACTGATTATAATATAGTTAAAAGGTTGTTTAAAAAAGTTAATCAAGAAATTCTAAGAAACAGCATCATTTTCAACTATTATCCggagtaaaacaaaaaaacctatcGTTTAATCCTGAGAGTAATCATATCTAAACTTTTGAGTCTcactagaaatatatttttaataagcataAGGAAACATAGCTGAAAAGTGATCTTTCAGAGATTCTTTTC contains these protein-coding regions:
- the BRD10 gene encoding uncharacterized bromodomain-containing protein 10 isoform X2; this encodes MSVPETPGEMEPAGEEERPPPAAEEEDDEEEVAAAAPSSGPARGRSASSQEDADDQEEEEEAMVVGGGGCKEQELTYELQQGYRILGEFLQEKHRGLTAPFLQPLGGVAASEEEEAEGPRSGSRGSRVHPQQPGQCMCLLKMEEKFASGQYGGITEFVADFRLMLETCYRLHGVDHWISKQGQKLEMMLEQKLALLSRHLREKTTIAVTSRGYYGLEDEKGTACTSTRRRSTPRSLAGLTSGVFESIMVQVLRQEEQLRAKEEKRLREQERKEAEEASQKEIEEWERKLLAQAAPTCMETLWEIPAIGHFLCLAQQILNLPEIVFYELERCLLMPQCNAFLSKIMTSLLSPPHRRPTLHRRPTLPYRTWEAALRQKVQQWYTAVGQTENPDNCAEKLGLCPQFFKVLGEVNPLEEKPFHELPFYQKVWLLKGLCDFVYETQKEVQDAVLGQPIHECREVILGYDYLENAYVHFPQFCGADVRIYKQRPFQAPEFPVPPIKIQRVPRIKLEKLKCDYVSTSNGEHRCSREGLPSAFKKEQEINFDPTCCPAKMNLDNHDISVEMEVKSSCEIRICRPYEIKKTDCCKENLEKPGSPGEVTGFGEPLSPGEIRFIENQEKYGEASRVKPEPSPLKENALKSCQIHVNGSHSDHPEINCHKVVRDILLEQSLQSHKKLKLTKMRAKKKKKKKKKLKDVLNENLQRKREGLHSLAFKSYKPEIQNKLLIIKKKAKHKKHKSGKKSISKKAITKKRKTVTKSPTVPEFQGKWYHRRQAVKELHSTLIRLLNELLPWEPKLMKAFQRNRSRLKRDYDDFRRQPDHDKFTRELWTTEEGEGDPGKESPKVEFSKSIDSTESLDILEKDHFDSDDMKLSEIDFPMARSKLLKKELPSKDGPKTLPKTLKRQSKQTSYLDDSTKELSPRKKAKLSTTETTVENVDGNLQIDCLNESKHAEPLFPESFASVESTPVSTLQKGTKPIQALLAKNIGNKVTLTNQLPPSTGRSAPAVEKPVISPPEASPIKPALTCHTSTKGPLQMVYKMPCGQWLPIDLHNSSVKIQMQPVLDPKTGEKIMQQVLILPKNFVIQHKEGKAVAKEIPPLQQKGTEQRCSSFPQTANVNSSLASVLVNSTGSVSTHLPNTVFNKTITPLSNVSSGRPQPLSPVTSINNLLTPPVKTSQSEAGKVKNTVSAATFPQPIASPTISSTVQTVLSATTLSGSTNPGSSLNCFAQPPSDCSEAKQELKTVCIRDSQSILVRTRGGNTGVVKVQTNPDQNSPNSLSSGSVFTFAPQLQAFLLPKSTTSSSSAFSPVAGTTTTSSLPPFGHTPTSISIPADFNPSVGKNLKLTLGQPACSGNLGHMIDKTSHILSSPLKSSVSSSTLLTSTVNSSVSVISISTGNFGQTNANIIHTPTKQQQVDYITKSYPVTRSEATAATNGDVISGTPVQKLMLVSAPSVLSSGSGTAINVTPAPTSTGVSAQKLVFINAPIPSGASTPTIVAEPLKQTLPPPLNKTYVKTPEQPQIVLIPSTVGAPIKINSSPTVSQIKDVKIGLNIGQAIVNTSGSVPAIPSINILQNVTPKGEEKSTKGYVLPLSTSGNSIPVSSNIVSQNITPVNESVVSTARAVNMFSVTGANVSLGSLSVTSTSASVGTRPPVLVSGNDTSSRIMPILSNRLCTSNLGNTVAISTVKTGHLASSVLISTTQPTVSPKCLTSALQIPVTVALPTPVTVSPKIINTVPQVATVPGATRSVSVSKRQSRTSVQFQSPGISTTVPTNINTNKPQTELPSLSPSPGKIINISNFASLPNQQMSPALVKSTPSYTSAPSGSAIHTATAPSNVTSVVGGQFSEPCIQQKIVINTSTPLAPGTQIMINGTRFIVPPQGLGAGSHVLLISANPKYGLPLVLNSGQSIQPTPVDNPTQKVTLASNNSLSGQPVKHSLRNSTKIVNSLGNASCLPTVHTTPQIINTTAKVSFPPPTPTVSLTSVIKSPPATLLAKTSLVSAICSSNPPLPTSTSVFHLDTSVKKLLVSPEGAILNTINTPASKVSSLSSSLSQIVVSASRNPASVFPAFQSSGLEKPDTAAS